In one Populus nigra chromosome 12, ddPopNigr1.1, whole genome shotgun sequence genomic region, the following are encoded:
- the LOC133670259 gene encoding uncharacterized protein LOC133670259 isoform X3: protein MRGIVFHQQQLVFLSHHYNDGKCCSVPRIKGQIVSFPNLQHGFAASCPKFLKLSPHATVSGSGGAQYSEQWLDARTKQKREKIAGIDQDELLDPSLLADPDSCFCEFRGVQIHHKVYDAESQANNSSQSHTLSQVAHNNSWKLGLPMILLHGFGASVYSWSRAMKPLAELTGSKVLAFDRPAFGLTSRVDASTHLSTGTNDAKPLNPYSLSFSVLATLYFIDFLAAEKIVLVGHSAGSLVAIDSYFEAPECIAALILIAPAILAPRAVQKLAGQDKVGRENQTEGDISNSNMLAKPFIKIFEILLKFITGIAQAIVQMAKGMTDMLNSIYKKTLSAILRSAFGVMLIRMIIDKFGRAAVRIAWHDPNQVTEHVLNGYTKLFINAAFKGQGLGQGSCRVHCSNTNKCRV from the exons ATGAGAGGGATAGTGTTTCACCAGCAGCAGTTGGTGTTTCTTTCCCATCATTACAATGATGGGAAATGTTGTTCAGTTCCAAGAATTAAGGGCCAAATAGTGAGCTTTCCTAATTTGCAACATGGGTTTGCTGCTTCTTGTCCAAAATTTCTCAAGTTATCTCCACATGCTACAGTCAGTGGCTCTGGTGGTGCCCAATATTCTG AGCAGTGGCTGGATGCTAGAACAAagcagaaaagagagaaaattgcTGGTATAGATCAAGATGAATTATTAGACCCTTCACTTTTAGCTGATCCAGATAGTTGTTTTTGTGAGTTTAGAGGCGTACAGATACACCATAAGGTATATGATGCAGAATCACAGGCAAATAATTCATCTCAAAGCCACACTCTTTCTCAAGTTGCTCATAATAATTCTTGGAAGCTTGGTCTTCCTATGATCTTGTTACATGGTTTTGGAGCTTCTGTTTACTCATGGAGTCGAGCTATGAAGCCTTTGGCTGAGCTCACTGGTTCCAAAGTTCTTGCCTTTGACAGACCAGCTTTTGGATTGACATCGAGGGTGGATGCTTCCACGCATTTATCAACTGGTACCAACGATGCAAAACCATTGAATCCATACTCCTTGTCATTTTCAGTGCTTGCTACCTTGTACTTCATTGATTTCCTGGCAGCTGAGAAGATAGTTCTTGTGGG GCACTCAGCTGGTTCTCTTGTAGCAATTGATTCATATTTCGAGGCTCCCGAATGCATTGCAGCTCTGATTCTCATTGCCCCAGCAATACTTGCTCCACGTGCAGTTCAAAAGCTTGCGGGACAAGATAAAGTTGGAAGAGAAAACCAGACTGAAGGGGAcatatcaaattcaaatatgTTAGCAAAGCCATTTATCaagatttttgagattttattgaagTTTATTACAGGCATTGCTCAAGCAATAGTGCAGATGGCAAAGGGGATGACAGATATGCTTAACTCaatatataagaaaacattGTCAGCTATTTTGCGCTCTGCCTTTGGTGTAATGCTG ATAAGGATGATAATCGATAAGTTTGGTAGAGCAGCAGTGAGGATTGCTTGGCATGATCCAAATCAAGTGACTGAACATGTTCTAAATGGCTATACAAAG TTATTTATAAATGCAGCCTTTAAGGGCCAAGGGTTGGGACAAGGCTCTTGCAGAGTTCACTGCAGCAACACTAACAAATGCCGAGTCTGA
- the LOC133670259 gene encoding uncharacterized protein LOC133670259 isoform X2: MRGIVFHQQQLVFLSHHYNDGKCCSVPRIKGQIVSFPNLQHGFAASCPKFLKLSPHATVSGSGGAQYSEQWLDARTKQKREKIAGIDQDELLDPSLLADPDSCFCEFRGVQIHHKPLAELTGSKVLAFDRPAFGLTSRVDASTHLSTGTNDAKPLNPYSLSFSVLATLYFIDFLAAEKIVLVGHSAGSLVAIDSYFEAPECIAALILIAPAILAPRAVQKLAGQDKVGRENQTEGDISNSNMLAKPFIKIFEILLKFITGIAQAIVQMAKGMTDMLNSIYKKTLSAILRSAFGVMLIRMIIDKFGRAAVRIAWHDPNQVTEHVLNGYTKPLRAKGWDKALAEFTAATLTNAESESKPSISKRLNEISCPVLIITGDNDKIVPSWNAKGLSQAIPGSCLEVIKNCGHLPHEEKVEEFVSIVYKFLHGAFGDQKELSLQAGAVV, encoded by the exons ATGAGAGGGATAGTGTTTCACCAGCAGCAGTTGGTGTTTCTTTCCCATCATTACAATGATGGGAAATGTTGTTCAGTTCCAAGAATTAAGGGCCAAATAGTGAGCTTTCCTAATTTGCAACATGGGTTTGCTGCTTCTTGTCCAAAATTTCTCAAGTTATCTCCACATGCTACAGTCAGTGGCTCTGGTGGTGCCCAATATTCTG AGCAGTGGCTGGATGCTAGAACAAagcagaaaagagagaaaattgcTGGTATAGATCAAGATGAATTATTAGACCCTTCACTTTTAGCTGATCCAGATAGTTGTTTTTGTGAGTTTAGAGGCGTACAGATACACCATAAG CCTTTGGCTGAGCTCACTGGTTCCAAAGTTCTTGCCTTTGACAGACCAGCTTTTGGATTGACATCGAGGGTGGATGCTTCCACGCATTTATCAACTGGTACCAACGATGCAAAACCATTGAATCCATACTCCTTGTCATTTTCAGTGCTTGCTACCTTGTACTTCATTGATTTCCTGGCAGCTGAGAAGATAGTTCTTGTGGG GCACTCAGCTGGTTCTCTTGTAGCAATTGATTCATATTTCGAGGCTCCCGAATGCATTGCAGCTCTGATTCTCATTGCCCCAGCAATACTTGCTCCACGTGCAGTTCAAAAGCTTGCGGGACAAGATAAAGTTGGAAGAGAAAACCAGACTGAAGGGGAcatatcaaattcaaatatgTTAGCAAAGCCATTTATCaagatttttgagattttattgaagTTTATTACAGGCATTGCTCAAGCAATAGTGCAGATGGCAAAGGGGATGACAGATATGCTTAACTCaatatataagaaaacattGTCAGCTATTTTGCGCTCTGCCTTTGGTGTAATGCTG ATAAGGATGATAATCGATAAGTTTGGTAGAGCAGCAGTGAGGATTGCTTGGCATGATCCAAATCAAGTGACTGAACATGTTCTAAATGGCTATACAAAG CCTTTAAGGGCCAAGGGTTGGGACAAGGCTCTTGCAGAGTTCACTGCAGCAACACTAACAAATGCCGAGTCTGAATCAAAGCCATCAATATCAAAAAGACTTAATGAAATCTCATGTCCTG TTTTGATCATCACGGGTGACAATGATAAAATTGTTCCATCTTGGAATGCCAAGGGACTTTCACAAGCTATACCTGGTTCTTGTCTGGAGGTCATTAAGAACTGTGGCCATTTGCCACACGAAGAAAAAGTTGAAGAATTTGTTTCAATTGTTTATAAGTTTCTGCACGGAGCTTTTGGTGATCAGAAGGAACTATCTTTGCAAGCAGGAGCAGTAGTTTAA
- the LOC133670259 gene encoding uncharacterized protein LOC133670259 isoform X1 — MRGIVFHQQQLVFLSHHYNDGKCCSVPRIKGQIVSFPNLQHGFAASCPKFLKLSPHATVSGSGGAQYSEQWLDARTKQKREKIAGIDQDELLDPSLLADPDSCFCEFRGVQIHHKVYDAESQANNSSQSHTLSQVAHNNSWKLGLPMILLHGFGASVYSWSRAMKPLAELTGSKVLAFDRPAFGLTSRVDASTHLSTGTNDAKPLNPYSLSFSVLATLYFIDFLAAEKIVLVGHSAGSLVAIDSYFEAPECIAALILIAPAILAPRAVQKLAGQDKVGRENQTEGDISNSNMLAKPFIKIFEILLKFITGIAQAIVQMAKGMTDMLNSIYKKTLSAILRSAFGVMLIRMIIDKFGRAAVRIAWHDPNQVTEHVLNGYTKPLRAKGWDKALAEFTAATLTNAESESKPSISKRLNEISCPVLIITGDNDKIVPSWNAKGLSQAIPGSCLEVIKNCGHLPHEEKVEEFVSIVYKFLHGAFGDQKELSLQAGAVV; from the exons ATGAGAGGGATAGTGTTTCACCAGCAGCAGTTGGTGTTTCTTTCCCATCATTACAATGATGGGAAATGTTGTTCAGTTCCAAGAATTAAGGGCCAAATAGTGAGCTTTCCTAATTTGCAACATGGGTTTGCTGCTTCTTGTCCAAAATTTCTCAAGTTATCTCCACATGCTACAGTCAGTGGCTCTGGTGGTGCCCAATATTCTG AGCAGTGGCTGGATGCTAGAACAAagcagaaaagagagaaaattgcTGGTATAGATCAAGATGAATTATTAGACCCTTCACTTTTAGCTGATCCAGATAGTTGTTTTTGTGAGTTTAGAGGCGTACAGATACACCATAAGGTATATGATGCAGAATCACAGGCAAATAATTCATCTCAAAGCCACACTCTTTCTCAAGTTGCTCATAATAATTCTTGGAAGCTTGGTCTTCCTATGATCTTGTTACATGGTTTTGGAGCTTCTGTTTACTCATGGAGTCGAGCTATGAAGCCTTTGGCTGAGCTCACTGGTTCCAAAGTTCTTGCCTTTGACAGACCAGCTTTTGGATTGACATCGAGGGTGGATGCTTCCACGCATTTATCAACTGGTACCAACGATGCAAAACCATTGAATCCATACTCCTTGTCATTTTCAGTGCTTGCTACCTTGTACTTCATTGATTTCCTGGCAGCTGAGAAGATAGTTCTTGTGGG GCACTCAGCTGGTTCTCTTGTAGCAATTGATTCATATTTCGAGGCTCCCGAATGCATTGCAGCTCTGATTCTCATTGCCCCAGCAATACTTGCTCCACGTGCAGTTCAAAAGCTTGCGGGACAAGATAAAGTTGGAAGAGAAAACCAGACTGAAGGGGAcatatcaaattcaaatatgTTAGCAAAGCCATTTATCaagatttttgagattttattgaagTTTATTACAGGCATTGCTCAAGCAATAGTGCAGATGGCAAAGGGGATGACAGATATGCTTAACTCaatatataagaaaacattGTCAGCTATTTTGCGCTCTGCCTTTGGTGTAATGCTG ATAAGGATGATAATCGATAAGTTTGGTAGAGCAGCAGTGAGGATTGCTTGGCATGATCCAAATCAAGTGACTGAACATGTTCTAAATGGCTATACAAAG CCTTTAAGGGCCAAGGGTTGGGACAAGGCTCTTGCAGAGTTCACTGCAGCAACACTAACAAATGCCGAGTCTGAATCAAAGCCATCAATATCAAAAAGACTTAATGAAATCTCATGTCCTG TTTTGATCATCACGGGTGACAATGATAAAATTGTTCCATCTTGGAATGCCAAGGGACTTTCACAAGCTATACCTGGTTCTTGTCTGGAGGTCATTAAGAACTGTGGCCATTTGCCACACGAAGAAAAAGTTGAAGAATTTGTTTCAATTGTTTATAAGTTTCTGCACGGAGCTTTTGGTGATCAGAAGGAACTATCTTTGCAAGCAGGAGCAGTAGTTTAA